A genomic region of Vitis vinifera cultivar Pinot Noir 40024 chromosome 7, ASM3070453v1 contains the following coding sequences:
- the LOC100267455 gene encoding uncharacterized protein LOC100267455, with protein MGLSIHNQSSSVTESHYHTHKVFLFCNYILLGAASSCIFLTLSLRLLPSVCGFFLILLHILTITGAVSGCAAASTGTSRWYAAHMVTTVLTAIFQGSVSVLIFTRTSDFLGDLKSYVREEDGAVILKLAGGLSILIFCLEWVVMILAFFLKYYAYVEGDGCGSSGSAMKKSAKVQQEEDLKDWPWPFQV; from the coding sequence ATGGGTCTCTCCATCCACAACCAGTCAAGCTCAGTTACAGAATCACACTACCACACCCACAAAGTCTTCCTCTTCTGCAACTACATCCTCTTGGGAGCAGCCTCCAGCTGCATTTTCCTAACACTCTCGCTTCGCCTCCTGCCGTCAGTCTGCGGGTTCTTCCTCATCCTACTCCACATCCTCACCATCACCGGGGCGGTCTCAGGCTGCGCGGCGGCCTCTACAGGAACGAGCAGATGGTATGCAGCTCACATGGTGACGACAGTGTTGACAGCCATATTTCAGGGGTCGGTATCAGTGCTGATCTTCACAAGAACTAGTGACTTTCTGGGGGACTTGAAGTCATATGTGAGGGAAGAGGATGGGGCAGTGATACTGAAGCTAGCAGGAGGGCTGTCGATACTGATATTCTGCTTGGAGTGGGTGGTGATGATACTGGCATTTTTCTTGAAGTACTATGCATATGTGGAAGGAGATGGGTGTGGAAGTAGTGGGAGTGCAATGAAGAAAAGTGCAAAGGTGCAGCAAGAGGAGGATTTGAAGGATTGGCCATGGCCTTTCCAGGTCTAG
- the LOC100853715 gene encoding stearoyl-[acyl-carrier-protein] 9-desaturase, chloroplastic, translating to MALKLNSAFICPYHNPRPQSRRPRSHRVFMASTLRPTSIEVENLKKPFSPPREVHVQVTHSLPPQKIEVFKSMEGWAEKNVLVHLKPVEKCWQPQDFLPDPTSEGFHEQVKELRERAKELPDDYFVVLIGDMITEEALPTYQTMLNTLDGVRDETGASLTPWAVWTRAWTAEENRHGDLLNKYLYLSGRVDMKQIEKTIQYLIGSGMDPRTENSPYLGFIYTSFQERATFISHGNTARLAKEHGDMKLAQICGTIAADEKRHETAYTKIVEKLFEIDPDGTVLAFADMMRKKISMPAHLMYDGQDDNLFEHFSAVAQRLGVYTAKDYADILEFLVGRWNLEKLTGLSGEGRKAQDYVCGLAPRIRKLEERAQGRVKQATAVPFSWIFGRKMMV from the exons ATGGCTCTCAAGCTTAACTCTGCCTTCATCTGCCCCTACCACAACCCTCGTCCTCAATCTCGCCGTCCCAGATCTCACAGAGTTTTCATGGCTTCCACTCTTCGCCCCACCTCTAT AGAGGTTGAGAATCTGAAGAAGCCCTTCAGCCCTCCACGAGAGGTACATGTTCAAGTTACTCATTCTTTGCCACCACAGAAGATCGAGGTCTTCAAATCCATGGAGGGTTGGGCTGAGAAAAATGTCTTGGTGCACCTAAAGCCTGTAGAGAAATGTTGGCAACCACAGGATTTTCTACCAGACCCCACTTCAGAAGGATTTCATGAGCAAGTCAAGGAGTTAAGAGAAAGAGCAAAGGAACTTCCTGATGACTATTTTGTTGTATTGATTGGTGACATGATCACAGAGGAGGCACTTCCAACTTACCAGACAATGCTCAACACGCTGGATGGAGTTCGAGATGAGACTGGTGCAAGCCTCACTCCATGGGCAGTTTGGACGAGGGCATGGACAGCTGAAGAGAATAGGCATGGTGACCTTCTCAACAAGTATCTTTACCTTTCTGGACGAGTAGACATGAAGCAAATTGAGAAGACAATTCAGTATCTCATAGGATCAGGAATG GATCCTCGAACGGAGAATAGCCCCTACCTTGGTTTCATCTACACTTCATTTCAAGAGAGGGCAACCTTCATCTCACATGGGAACACAGCCAGGCTGGCCAAAGAGCATGGGGACATGAAACTGGCACAGATCTGCGGCACGATCGCTGCAGATGAGAAACGCCATGAAACAGCCTACACCAAGATTGTGGAGAAGCTTTTTGAGATCGATCCTGATGGCACGGTCTTGGCATTTGCCGACATGATGAGGAAGAAAATCTCCATGCCAGCCCACTTGATGTATGATGGCCAGGACGACAACCTTTTTGAACACTTCTCAGCTGTGGCCCAGCGGCTTGGAGTCTACACTGCCAAGGACTATGCGGACATTTTGGAATTCCTAGTGGGAAGATGGAATTTAGAGAAGTTGACAGGTCTTTCTGGGGAGGGGCGGAAAGCACAAGATTATGTCTGTGGACTGGCTCCAAGGATCAGAAAATTGGAGGAGAGAGCCCAAGGAAGGGTGAAGCAAGCAACTGCTGTCCCTTTCAGCTGGATTTTTGGTAGAAAAATGATGGTTTAA
- the LOC100261350 gene encoding chromatin assembly factor 1 subunit FAS1, whose product MSIMAEVVEVLADAEMSGSDHPKKSLKRKRISPVAGAPTVEDRKARIGALRAEMEGLFRYFEEVMGEKVDLEVGQCGSMNAVVAVLLEESRLPLSKLVSEIYEKVKVRDNGGGVTLATVKSSAVLVGQRLAYGVPNADADVLEDETASCLWCWETRDIKLMPKSVRGLLKIRRTCRKKVHERISAVSAMINALEKPESDQNYKYDLIKASEKLAKVLNEADIRLLIESMVQKDGADMAEKDVKREEKILIKQLEKKKREDEKEKKRIERELQKEKLQNERELKRLQDEAEKDERRREKEESEIRKQLRKQQEEAEKDQRRREKEEAELKKQLAIQKQASIMERFVKRNKNNSTSLNDQSSTKATTSDSSTNKSEKMPESVTLSMDFVLSSKDGIDSEEIRKSHLASWRYSDRSNRKQHWGIRRKPKTELVKEIKLTGNRGLARDNELSIEKIVDGWEETTAEDRLFDTNAYSCPSDAQKCNQSKQLLQFDKSHRPAFYGIWPKKSQIVGPRCPFKKDPDLDYDIDSDEEWEEEDPGESLSDCDKDDEEESVEEGCLKGDDDESEDDFMVPDGYLSENEGVQVDKMETDPTVEEARSSPGCRTEFESEEFCVLLRQQKHLHNLTERALRKNQPLIILNLMHEKIPLLMAEDLSGTPKLEQMCLQALSMCAFPGGPLIEISVTNDLQDEDKEACLSNSRSSTTPVSTGMAIVDSDLPKIVSTIQACTQGINKLVESLQLKFPAIPKSQLRNKVREISDFVDNRWQVKKDVLHKLGLSISPEKGGRTKSIAAFFSKRCLPPSNRISGPSKTSPQQTQKPAPPVQAQQDCICIDP is encoded by the exons ATGTCCATAATGGCGGAGGTGGTGGAGGTGTTGGCCGACGCAGAGATGAGCGGTTCGGATCATCCGAAGAAGTCGCTGAAGCGGAAGCGAATCTCTCCGGTGGCAGGAGCTCCGACAGTGGAGGACAGGAAGGCGCGAATCGGGGCTCTGAGGGCGGAAATGGAGGGGCTGTTTCGGTATTTCGAGGAGGTGATGGGGGAAAAGGTGGATTTGGAGGTCGGCCAGTGCGGTTCGATGAATGCGGTGGTTGCGGTTCTGTTGGAGGAGAGTAGGCTTCCGTTGTCGAAGCTTGTGAGTGAGATTTACGAGAAGGTGAAGGTGAGGGATAATGGCGGTGGTGTGACACTGGCAACTGTGAAGAGTAGTGCGGTTTTGGTTGGTCAAAGATTGGCTTACGGTGTTCCGAACGCGGATGCGGATGTTCTGGAGGACGAGACGGCGTCGTGTCTCTGGTGTTGGGAG ACAAGAGATATAAAGTTGATGCCGAAATCTGTACGTGGACTTTTAAAGATTAGGCGGACTTGTCGAAAAAAGGTCCATGAAAGGATTAGTGCTGTTTCTG CAATGATAAATGCATTAGAAAAGCCAGAGAGTGATCAGAATTACAAATATGACCTGATCAAAGCATCAGAAAAGCTTGCTAAAGTGTTAAATGAGGCAGACATCCGATTGTTAATTGAAAGCATGGTACAAAAAGATGGTGCTGACAT GGCTGAGAAGGATGTGAAACGAGAAGAGAAAATTCTAATCAAGCAGTTGGAGAAAAAGAAGCGTgaagatgagaaagaaaagaaacgaaTTGAACGTGAACTTCAAAAGGAGAAGTTGCAAAAT GAAAGAGAACTGAAAAGGTTGCAAGATGAGGCAGAGAAAGACGAAAGACGCCGTGAAAAAGAAGAATCTGAAATACGGAAGCAGTTAAGAAAGCAGCAAGAGGAAGCTGAAAAAGATCAACGTCGTCGGGAGAAGGAAGAAGCTGAATTGAAAAAACAACTTGCTATACAAAAGCAAGCTTCAATCATGGAACGCTTTGTTAAACGGAACAAGAACAATTCAACTTCCCTGAATGACCAATCTTCAACCAAAGCAACAACTTCTGATTCATCCACTAACAAGAGTGAAAAGATGCCTGAATCAGTTACTCTATCAATGGACTTTGTTCTTTCATCAAAAGATGGGATTGATAGTGAGGAAATTCGCAA GTCACATTTGGCATCTTGGCGTTATTCTGATCGTTCTAACAGAAAGCAGCATTGGGGGATACGTCGGAAGCCTAAAACTGAATTAGTTAAGGAAATTAAGCTCACTGGAAATAGAGGCCTAGCCCGTGATAATGAATTGAGCATAGAGAAGATTGTAGATGGATGGGAAGAAACAACTGCTGAAGATAGATTGTTTGATACCAATGCATATAGTTGTCCTTCTGATGCTCAGAAGTGCAATCAAAGTAAGCAATTGTTGCAATTTGATAAGAGCCATAGACCTGCCTTTTATGGTATTTGGCCTAAGAAAAG TCAAATTGTTGGACCTCGCTGCCCTTTTAAGAAGGACCCAGACTTGGATTATGATATTGATAGTGATGAAGAATGGGAAGAG GAGGATCCTGGGGAGAGTCTCTCAGACTGCGATAAAGATGATGAAGAGGAGAGTGTAGAGGAAGGATGTTTAAAGGGGGATGATGATGAAAGCGAAGATGATTTTATGGTACCTGATGGATACCTATCAGAAAATGAG GGGGTACAGGTTGACAAAATGGAGACTGATCCAACAGTTGAGGAGGCCAGAAGTTCACCTGGATGTAGGACAGAGTTTGAGAGTGAAGAGTTTTGTGTGTTGCTTCGACAGCAAAAGCATCTGCACAATTTAACTGAACGTGCTCTTCGGAAGAACCAGCctctaattatattaaatttaatgcaTGAGAAGATCCCATTGTTAATGGCTGAAGATCTCAGTGGTACTCCAAAACTTGAACAAATGTGCTTGCAGGCTTTGAGTATGTGTGCTTTCCCTGGTGGGCCACTTATAGAGATCTCAGTAACAAATGACCTACAAGATGAGGATAAAGAGGCCTGCTTGTCAAATAGCAGGAGCAGTACTACCCCAGTGTCCACCGGGATGGCTATTGTGGACTCAGATTTGCCCAAAATT GTATCCACTATTCAGGCTTGCACACAAGGTATTAACAAGCTGGTTGAATCTTTGCAACTGAAATTCCCAGCTATCCCCAAGTCCCAGTTAAGAAATAAAGTACGCGAGATATCAGATTTTGTCGATAATCGTTGGCAG GTCAAGAAGGATGTTCTGCACAAACTTGGTTTATCGATTTCACCAG AGAAGGGTGGGAGGACAAAAAGTATTGCCGCATTTTTCTCAAAAAGGTGCCTCCCTCCCAGCAATCGCATCAGCGGCCCAAGCAAAACTTCTCCGCAGCAAACCCAGAAACCAGCCCCACCCGTTCAGGCACAGCAGGACTGCatatgcattgatccataa